In Erigeron canadensis isolate Cc75 chromosome 1, C_canadensis_v1, whole genome shotgun sequence, a single window of DNA contains:
- the LOC122585262 gene encoding uncharacterized protein LOC122585262 isoform X2: protein MSSPIWTIAQTSNWLRRLHASKGFPDTDDTDLEGFLSGLYKHVDRDLAPTVTRNDLDKSADSAMRGFNDVFSELTENTKRNLRNSDKISWSFPLKWTVKRRRTVKKVNQDLKIALFPLARTLKRKRTVREVNRERKSGEHVKVEEKGDLDLSGSLKTEVTIIDTSNRSWISEKTLYRRKNVWEVGDKKGKSLMSGDNIITNKSLIHNGDGDVWKKFQPCSSLKSWAAAERGDIKKKRGQLRNSSVSTGKALQCSEGT from the coding sequence ATGAGTTCCCCTATTTGGACAATCGCGCAAACATCTAATTGGCTTCGCCGTCTCCATGCCTCCAAAGGGTTTCCAGATACCGATGATACTGACCTTGAAGGCTTTCTTTCTGGATTGTACAAGCATGTAGATCGCGATCTTGCTCCCACCGTTACAAGAAATGATCTTGATAAATCTGCTGATAGCGCGATGCGTGGGTTTAATGATGTATTTTCAGAGCTCACTGAAAATACTAAGAGAAATTTAAGGAATTCAGACAAGATTTCATGGTCGTTTCCGTTGAAATGGACTGTGAAACGTAGACGAACAGTCAAGAAAGTcaatcaagatttaaagatagcGCTGTTCCCATTGGCTAGGACTTTAAAACGTAAACGGACTGTTAGGGAAGTAAATCGAGAGAGAAAGTCAGGGGAGCACGTAAAAGTGGAGGAGAAAGGTGATTTGGATCTTTCAGGGTCTTTGAAAACAGAGGTTACCATTATCGATACAAGTAACCGATCTTGGATATCTGAAAAGACGTTGTATAGGAGAAAGAATGTTTGGGAAGTTGGCGATAAGAAAGGCAAGTCATTGATGAGTGGTGATAACATAATTACAAACAAGTCTCTGATTCATAATGGTGATGGTGATGTGTGGAAGAAGTTTCAGCCTTGTTCTTCATTGAAGTCATGGGCTGCAGCAGAGCGTGGTGacataaagaagaaaagagggCAATTGAGAAATTCTTCAGTCTCCACGGGTAAAGCTCTTCAGTGTTCAGAGG